In Mucilaginibacter auburnensis, the genomic stretch CGTGTAAGCTTTAAAGCAAGTGCCGAAGAGGCAGCCAAACAATTTACTGCTGTAGATATAAAAGCTTTTGGCGCGGATATGCTTGATCATTACCGCAGTTACAGCGGCCCTATTACAAAGGGTGCGGTAGATCTGGCCGACCTAAGCGTGGGTATAGATTCAACCAATTTAACAGACAATGTATTTTTAAGGCTGATTACAAGCGGTAAAAATGTAAGCCTGTATAGCTATCTCGACAAAATAAAACTCAGATATTTTATTGCCGAAAAAAACCTGGCACCTGTTGAGTTGAAACAATATGTGTATCTGGATATTAAACAAACCGATAAAATAAGAGAATATAATTACTACATACAACAACTCCTCTCGTACGCAATTAAATTTCAGTCCGGTGATGCCTCACTTGAGGATAGAATAAACAGGACGGCCTATAAATCAAAGGATATTGAGGATATAGTTTCAAAATTAAATGGCGGTGTTACCGGCTATAAAATTTCTGCCGAAAGCCTTGGCGGACATAGGTTCTACATTGGCGCGGCCGCTAACATGGTGAGGGCATCATTTTTTGGCAATCAGCGAACTTCTTATATTGAGAACTTGTTTGATAAGGGGTCCAAAAGTCAGTCTGTTGCGCCAACTATTGCCGGCGGTGTTGATTTTTACCTCAATAAAAATGTGGGTAAGCTCCTGCTTAGAGCCGAAGCGAGTTTAACTGTAAGCAAAGTAAGTGCATCATCAACCTCAACCTATCTCCAATACATTAATGAAATTCGTTTTGAGGATGAAATGACCATTAACCAGGTTACCGTAGGTTTAAACCCACAGCTTGTTTATAACATCTTTAATAAAAAGAGCTTTAAATTTTTCGTTTCTGGCGGCGCTGAGCTTGGCTTTTGGTCATACAACAACAATAAATACTCCTCCAGAAATTATTCGAACAATGTATCTGATGGTGGAACAAACAGGGCGCTGCTATACAGAACCATGACCACAGCAGTAACCGCGAGTACCGGCATTGAATTGGATAATAAATTCAGTGTATATTTTGGTTATCACGTGCCTGTTTTAATAACTAACTATCCAAATTATGGCTTCGATATTTCTTTTTACCGTTTAGGAGTTAATTACTTTTTCGGCGGTAAGTAAATACAGCGGCTAACAAGCAGAATTAAAACAATCATTACTTTTTCATAGTTAGCTAATAAACATCTAACTATCTATGAAAAGTAAAGCACTTATACTCTGCGCTGTTTTTGCCACATCAGCATGCATAGGGCAGAATAAAAAACCAGACCCCTCCAAAGCGGTTACCGTAAGCACGCGCAGCGGACAAAAAATTAACTTGCCAGCGCCATATCAAACAAAGTCTACCACATTAAACAGCAATGTGGTTGGCTGGCCCAAAAACGTAACTCCTGTTGCACCTTCAGGTTTTAAAGTAGAAAAGTTTGCAGGCGCACTTGATAACCCCCGCAACATTTATATTGGCCCCAATGGCGATGTTTTTGTTGCAGAAGCCAATACCGAAGTTAGCGGCTTGAAGAAAATTGGTGCCGATCTGATCGGGAAAAGTAAATCACAGAAATTAACCGAAAGCGCCAATCGCATAATATTGTTAAGGGATGAAAACGGAGATGGCAACGCCGATACAAGAATAGTTTTCTTAACCGGACTTAATAAGCCATTTGGTATGCTAATTTTAAACAACTGGTTCTATGTAGCTAATACAGATGGCTTGTGGCGTTTCCCTTATAAAACCGGCGATACCAAAATTACAGGTAAGGGAACAAAAATAACAGATTTACCCGCGGGGGGATATAATAACCACTGGACACGTAACCTTATAGCCAACGCAAATGGCACCAAGATCTACATTTCGGTAGGGTCTGCAAGTAATGTTGCCGAGCACGGTTTGCAGGAAGAGGTTAATCGCGCGGCCATTTTAGAGATCAACCCGGATGGCAGCGGTAAGCGTGTTTATGCAGGTGGTTTGCGTAACCCGGTAGGCATGTCTTTCCAACCCGGAACCGGCACTTTGTGGACAGCCGTTAATGAACGCGATGAACTGGGCGACGAATTGGTGCCAGATTATTTGACCAGCGTTAAGGAAGGTGGCTTTTATGGCTGGCCGCTGGCTTATTATGGTCCGCATGCCGATCCATCTTACAAAGGCCCTGTAGATAAAGGGTTAGTTGATCGTGCAATAGTACCCGATGTTGCTTTGGGTGCACATACCGCCTCGCTCGGACTGACTTTTTACACAGGCAAAAAATTTCCTGCGAAATACCAGAACGGAGCTTTTGTTGGTCAGCATGGTTCATGGAATCGCTCACAGTTATCAGGATATAAAGTGGTTTTTGTGCCCTTCACTAATGGAAAACCCGGTATACCCGAAGATTTTTTAACCGGCTTTATTGTTCAGCAAGGTAAAAAAGATGTGCATGGCAGGCCTGTTGGTGTAACTGTTGCAAAAGACGGCAGCTTGCTGGTTGCCGATGATGTAGGCAATTGCATCTGGCGTGTGCTTCCTAAATAATTAGTGGTTTTACAGGCCCTAATGGGCAATGTATCCAATATCTTACTGTATTATGATTTCTATTGGCGGGCAAAAGGTATATTTTTGCCCTTCCCAATAGAAATCTATACATTGTGAAAAAACGCTACCTATTTATGTTTTCGGGCATGGTGTTTGGCTTGACCGCCAACGCGCAAACCAATGCCGATGTTGCCAAGAGTGATACCATTAAAGAGCTAACTGTTCGCGGTTACCTTTCTGAAAGGCCCATGCTAACTACACCTGCTTCGGTTGGGGTAATTACACCTACACAGTTGCAAATGCAAATGCCGTCAACACTTGTACCTGCTATGAACACCGTTCCCGGTATCCGCATGGAAGAACGTTCACCCGGCAGTTACCGTTTATCTGTACGTGGAAGCTTGCTGCGCTCGCCATTTGGTGTGCGCGATGTTAAGATCTATTATGATGAGATACCGCTTACCGACGCGGGCGGTAACACTTACCTTAACGCTTTAGATTTTAACGCTGTACAAGGGGTTGAAATTTTAAAAGGTCCTGACGGCAGTTTGTTTGGTGCCAACTCGGGCGGTGTGGTGTTAATAAGCCCTGTTAATCGTAACGCAACCCAGAACTTTGTTAAAGCAGGTGTTAACTTTGGTTCGTATGGGTTGTTTCAGCAAAACTTTTCAACGCAGCAAACCAAAGGCCGCAACCAGTTCAATATAAGCCAGGCTTACCAAAAATATGGCGGCTACCGCGATCATAGCAACATGTCGCGCTTTTTTGTTCAGGCGAGCGATAAAATTGGTTATGGTCGTAACAACAGCATCAAAATATTGGGACTCTATTCTGATCTGAATTACCAAACGCCTGGCGGCTTAACAGCTGCACAACTGGCTGCAAACCCACGCGCATCAAGACCCGCCACACCAACTTTGCCAAGTGCTGTAACGCAGGATATCCGCGTTTCAACAAAAATGCTTTTTGGGGGAGCAGTTAACGAGTATCATATTACAGATAATCTGCGCAATGTACTATCCGTTTACGGTAGCTATGTAGACTTTTCTAACCCATTCATTACCAATTGGGAGCAGCGTTATGAGGGAACTTATGGTATGCGGTCGTACTTTGAACTTACCGGTAATAAAAAGCCAAATTTTGAATGGAAGGCCGATTTGGGTTTAGAGTGGCAGTTAACCAAATCAGATATTAATAACTACGATAATAATAAAAGCGTAAGAGGAAACCCGCAAGCTTTAGATAAGGTAAACACTGATCAGCATTTCTTCTTCGCACGTTATGAAGCTACCTTTTTTGGTAAGTTGCATGCAGAGGCTGCGGCAAGTTTGAACTTTTATAGCTACAACTTCCGCAATATGTTCCCTGCCAATCAAGCGGCATTCACTAAACGCACATTTAATGAGCAGTTTATGCCGCGGGTAGCGCTATCCTACAACATTACCAATGATTTTGTGTGGAGAGCTTCTGTCAGCAAAGGGTATTCAACACCTACTACTGCCGAGATCCGCTCTACAGACAATGTGGTTAACACTGCCTTGCAACCGCAACAGGGCTGGAACTACGAGTCGGGTTTCAGGTTCCGCACTAAAGATGAAAGCTTGCTGATAGATGCATCTATCTATTACTATCATTTGCAGAATGCAATTGTATTGCGCAACAACCCCGGCGAGACAGCTACATTTTTTAATGGCGGCGAAACCAAGCAGTTGGGCATTGAAGCGTATGCAACCTGGTGGGTGATCAAACAAAAAGATTATGATTTTATACGTGGTTTGCAGTTGAACCTGTCATATACCCGCAGTCGCTTTAAATTTGG encodes the following:
- a CDS encoding TonB-dependent receptor, with amino-acid sequence MKKRYLFMFSGMVFGLTANAQTNADVAKSDTIKELTVRGYLSERPMLTTPASVGVITPTQLQMQMPSTLVPAMNTVPGIRMEERSPGSYRLSVRGSLLRSPFGVRDVKIYYDEIPLTDAGGNTYLNALDFNAVQGVEILKGPDGSLFGANSGGVVLISPVNRNATQNFVKAGVNFGSYGLFQQNFSTQQTKGRNQFNISQAYQKYGGYRDHSNMSRFFVQASDKIGYGRNNSIKILGLYSDLNYQTPGGLTAAQLAANPRASRPATPTLPSAVTQDIRVSTKMLFGGAVNEYHITDNLRNVLSVYGSYVDFSNPFITNWEQRYEGTYGMRSYFELTGNKKPNFEWKADLGLEWQLTKSDINNYDNNKSVRGNPQALDKVNTDQHFFFARYEATFFGKLHAEAAASLNFYSYNFRNMFPANQAAFTKRTFNEQFMPRVALSYNITNDFVWRASVSKGYSTPTTAEIRSTDNVVNTALQPQQGWNYESGFRFRTKDESLLIDASIYYYHLQNAIVLRNNPGETATFFNGGETKQLGIEAYATWWVIKQKDYDFIRGLQLNLSYTRSRFKFGNYSTGAADYTGNWLTGVPQHVLVPSAQVRFPASLYAFIQYNRTSYIPLNDANTVYSAPYDLLQARLGWQYKISGKARLELFAGADNILNKAYGLGNDINPVGNRYFNPSPPRNYYGGMNVIF
- a CDS encoding PQQ-dependent sugar dehydrogenase; translation: MKSKALILCAVFATSACIGQNKKPDPSKAVTVSTRSGQKINLPAPYQTKSTTLNSNVVGWPKNVTPVAPSGFKVEKFAGALDNPRNIYIGPNGDVFVAEANTEVSGLKKIGADLIGKSKSQKLTESANRIILLRDENGDGNADTRIVFLTGLNKPFGMLILNNWFYVANTDGLWRFPYKTGDTKITGKGTKITDLPAGGYNNHWTRNLIANANGTKIYISVGSASNVAEHGLQEEVNRAAILEINPDGSGKRVYAGGLRNPVGMSFQPGTGTLWTAVNERDELGDELVPDYLTSVKEGGFYGWPLAYYGPHADPSYKGPVDKGLVDRAIVPDVALGAHTASLGLTFYTGKKFPAKYQNGAFVGQHGSWNRSQLSGYKVVFVPFTNGKPGIPEDFLTGFIVQQGKKDVHGRPVGVTVAKDGSLLVADDVGNCIWRVLPK
- a CDS encoding porin family protein, with protein sequence MKYLTSALVTIVTLFLVTNVNAQSNFKPGYIVSLNGDTTRGLIDYREWRENPQRVSFKASAEEAAKQFTAVDIKAFGADMLDHYRSYSGPITKGAVDLADLSVGIDSTNLTDNVFLRLITSGKNVSLYSYLDKIKLRYFIAEKNLAPVELKQYVYLDIKQTDKIREYNYYIQQLLSYAIKFQSGDASLEDRINRTAYKSKDIEDIVSKLNGGVTGYKISAESLGGHRFYIGAAANMVRASFFGNQRTSYIENLFDKGSKSQSVAPTIAGGVDFYLNKNVGKLLLRAEASLTVSKVSASSTSTYLQYINEIRFEDEMTINQVTVGLNPQLVYNIFNKKSFKFFVSGGAELGFWSYNNNKYSSRNYSNNVSDGGTNRALLYRTMTTAVTASTGIELDNKFSVYFGYHVPVLITNYPNYGFDISFYRLGVNYFFGGK